A window of the Acidobacteriota bacterium genome harbors these coding sequences:
- the hrcA gene encoding heat-inducible transcription repressor HrcA, producing the protein MLKSTETLDERSRELLALLIKTHVATGEPVGSRVISRLTRQGLSPATVRNSVADLEEAGYLEQPHTSAGRVPSDKGYRFFVDQMLEETHLSDTDEATMHHGLFGGGWVSADHLMSRASHLLSYFSDGVGIVVLPTLTQDIIKHIDFVRLTEKRILVITVTRAGLVQDRVVRIDEDFSQDDLNSTARYLNENFCGMTLLAIRNELLRRLSEEKDLYDCLLQKAILLCERGLRETEAEAPEIFVEGAANMVTKPDFTDKEKIRELLRVFEEKNRLIKILNECVAPSIPQPVSVRIGAENSLPSLRGCAVITSYYGFGDQVKGSLGVVGPVRMEYARMISVVNYVARLLEQALAEDHSIAA; encoded by the coding sequence ATGCTGAAAAGCACAGAAACGCTGGATGAGCGTAGCCGCGAGCTATTAGCGCTACTGATCAAAACCCATGTCGCCACGGGCGAGCCGGTGGGATCGCGCGTAATTTCAAGGCTGACTCGGCAAGGGCTTTCACCTGCTACCGTGCGCAACTCCGTCGCCGACCTGGAAGAAGCAGGTTACCTTGAACAGCCGCATACCTCAGCAGGCCGCGTACCGAGCGACAAGGGGTACCGGTTCTTTGTGGATCAGATGCTGGAAGAAACGCATCTTTCGGATACCGATGAAGCAACTATGCACCATGGCTTATTCGGGGGAGGTTGGGTGAGTGCGGATCATCTCATGTCGCGCGCTTCGCATTTGCTCTCCTACTTCTCAGATGGCGTTGGAATCGTGGTCTTGCCGACGCTCACCCAGGACATTATCAAGCACATTGATTTCGTCCGCCTTACGGAAAAACGGATTCTCGTCATTACCGTAACGCGCGCGGGGCTGGTTCAAGATCGTGTCGTAAGGATTGATGAGGACTTTTCGCAGGACGATTTGAATTCGACGGCGCGCTATCTGAACGAAAATTTTTGCGGCATGACGCTGCTGGCGATTCGCAATGAATTGCTGCGGCGGCTTTCGGAAGAAAAAGACCTTTACGACTGTCTTTTACAAAAAGCCATTCTGCTCTGTGAGCGCGGTTTGCGCGAAACCGAAGCAGAGGCGCCGGAAATCTTTGTCGAAGGGGCGGCCAATATGGTCACGAAGCCCGATTTTACCGACAAAGAGAAAATTCGCGAACTTTTGAGAGTGTTTGAGGAGAAAAACAGGCTCATCAAAATTCTCAACGAGTGTGTTGCACCGAGCATTCCCCAACCCGTCAGCGTCCGCATTGGCGCTGAAAACAGCCTTCCCAGTCTGCGCGGTTGTGCGGTCATCACTTCGTACTACGGTTTCGGTGATCAGGTGAAAGGAAGTCTGGGCGTGGTAGGCCCGGTACGGATGGAGTACGCACGGATGATTAGCGTAGTTAATTATGTAGCACGTTTGCTGGAGCAAGCTTTGGCCGAAGACCATTCCATTGCCGCCTAA